CTGTATTTTGGTGTCAATGATCGTTTGAATATGTTAACAATGTCATACGCTATGAAACTCCAGTACAGATGTACTTTTATAGACTCCAATTTCCTGCCTGGCAGCTTATTGATGTACCATTCCCCTTTTGCTTCTTCGAACAATGTCTCTATCAGCCATCGGTCTCTGTAATCTTCAATAACCTGTTCTGGTGACGTATCGAAGACATTTGTCAGCCAGATATGCAGTGTTTCCTTCTTGTTTTTCCCTATCACCTCTATATTTGCCTTGTAACCATCTATTTTATATTTTTTCCCTCTACCACTGCCGACAACTTCGATCATTGATATTCTGTTCAGAACTCTGGTTATGGAAGCTGCAGGTTTCTTGGATTTACTAAATGCCTCCCCATATTTTTGTTCATACAAATCAAGCAGTTCTCGCGCGGCGTATAACCCTGGATGCTCTTCCAGAAGTAGGAGAAGCTTATCGTTCTTTGATAATTGCATTTTTTTCTTCACCACAACCACTCGTACCGGAGATCCGTCTGAAAACGAAGACATGCAGTCCGCAATCTTCACTGGCTCTTTTTTCGCATCTCGTTTCCGCTTTGAAGTCTTTCCGTTGGCGGTTTTTGGCTCGTATTCGTTTGTTTCCAGCGTTACTTCCCTGAATTTATCGTCTTCAAGTTCGGTAGCCTCTTTAAATAAATAAGTCCCCCTCTTTCCCATTGTGACGAACTCTATCTTCTTTTTTCCTTTCTTTTCCTTCCCCAACCATTCGAAGTTCGTTTCATCGTAAAATCCACGATCGACGTATATCCTTTTTATTCTTCTCCCGGTAATTTCCATCGACTTCTCAATCATTTTCGTTAATTTGGGTCCATCTGCGTCATTCATGGGGTGCACCTCAAAGTAAATCGGTATTCGATGCACAACATCATATATCACGAACAGTTTGTAGCCGTTCGCAGTCTCTTTCTTGATATAATCGTAGACCTCGCCAGAATTCTCGTAAGTATCGCCATCCACATATAATTTAGTGCTATCACACGCAACGATCTCACCAGTCACGAATCCGAGTATTCCCATCCACTGAATGATTGTTTGATATGCTTTTTGCAGTTCTTCCTCCTTGTATCGCCTAATATCTTCTTCAAGCGTGCTTTTACTCGGTGTTCTGTCCCCGTCAAGCGTGCATACCATCTGCAAGAAGAGATCATCTTCCAGTTCTTCATCCACACCGTACGCGTTCTTAAAGCCCAGTATTGCCTTGACGATGAATGAAATACTGATTTGCAGCGGTGTGAAGACGCAATTATCCCTCTTTTCCACATTCATGTCTTCCAGAATGTTAACGATGCCCAAACCATAGAGAACGTAGAGCATGAGGTCAAATCCAGCCCATTTAGTCGCGGTTCGCTGTATTTCACCATTAAATCGTGTTAACTTATTTAATTCTATTGATCTACTGATTCGCGGAAGACGACCGTTCCCAAAATAACATTTTGTGAACAACACGACGCGAAATCTCGTTAGATCCCCAAAGTCTGTGTTGCCAATAATGTAAGAGATTAATTCCTCGAAAAAGCGGTTGAAATCGCAACCCATTCGTTCTCTGAACTTTGTTACAGTCCCTTTTGCTGGCACATTCTCAAAACCTATCCGCTTCATCCACGACTTGTTTGAGGAAAGAAAAGCAAGCGCTTCTTCTATCTTCATTCTCGCCAGTTTTACGAAGAGAAAAAATGTGATCATCGATGCAGCAGTATAGTCTCGCCCGTCGTACCTCCTGAGCTCTTCCTTTGCAGTGAGCCAGATGAGAACATCGCCAAAAAAACGGCCAATCGACCGTATTCCATGTTTGTGCCGTCTGCCAAGAAATATCCAGAGCTCCAGTATGTATCGCAGACATCCCCAATTGTAAGAATCGAAATTGAAATTGTTTAACTCATTCTTTGTCCTGAATAGCGCGTCGAATTGTTCATGGAATTCGTTTTCTCCATCCATGCTCTGGCTATATGTGGGAGAAGG
Above is a genomic segment from Candidatus Aegiribacteria sp. containing:
- a CDS encoding transposase — encoded protein: MDGENEFHEQFDALFRTKNELNNFNFDSYNWGCLRYILELWIFLGRRHKHGIRSIGRFFGDVLIWLTAKEELRRYDGRDYTAASMITFFLFVKLARMKIEEALAFLSSNKSWMKRIGFENVPAKGTVTKFRERMGCDFNRFFEELISYIIGNTDFGDLTRFRVVLFTKCYFGNGRLPRISRSIELNKLTRFNGEIQRTATKWAGFDLMLYVLYGLGIVNILEDMNVEKRDNCVFTPLQISISFIVKAILGFKNAYGVDEELEDDLFLQMVCTLDGDRTPSKSTLEEDIRRYKEEELQKAYQTIIQWMGILGFVTGEIVACDSTKLYVDGDTYENSGEVYDYIKKETANGYKLFVIYDVVHRIPIYFEVHPMNDADGPKLTKMIEKSMEITGRRIKRIYVDRGFYDETNFEWLGKEKKGKKKIEFVTMGKRGTYLFKEATELEDDKFREVTLETNEYEPKTANGKTSKRKRDAKKEPVKIADCMSSFSDGSPVRVVVVKKKMQLSKNDKLLLLLEEHPGLYAARELLDLYEQKYGEAFSKSKKPAASITRVLNRISMIEVVGSGRGKKYKIDGYKANIEVIGKNKKETLHIWLTNVFDTSPEQVIEDYRDRWLIETLFEEAKGEWYINKLPGRKLESIKVHLYWSFIAYDIVNIFKRSLTPKY